Part of the Deltaproteobacteria bacterium genome is shown below.
GTACGCGCCGAGAAAGTCCCGGTCGGCCAGCAGCTGGTTCGTTCCCCAGTAGGAAGTGTAGTTCACCCTTCCCTGCCACCGGGTCGGGGCGCTCTGGTTGAACATCACGTAGAAGTTCGCCGACTTGGCGCCCTGCAGGTAGTTCGCGGTGAAGGTCGGCGTGTTCCCCTTGATCGCCTGGAAGTAGGTCACCCCGGGGATCACCTGCCACCCCTTGATGATCTTGTTGTCGTACGCCCAGTTGAAGTCCGCTGTGACGCCCATCGACGTCGCGTCCCCGAACCCGGCGACGATCGGGTACCCGAGGGTCCCGATGGTCGAGTCGTCCTTCCAGAACCCGTAGCCGGCGGCGGGGGCCTGCGTCACCGGGGTGCCGGCGAAGGTCCGGGCGTACCGCTTGTCGGGGCTCACCCCCTGGTAGTGGGTGAACACGAATTCCCCCGCGAACGTCGCGGTGTCCGCCCGAAGGATGTCGAGGAACCAGCCGTGGTCCCCCGGCGTGAGGCTGAGAAGGCCGGTGAGGTGCGACTGGTACTTCCTCGTGTCGATCCACAGCGGGGTCTCGACGCCGACGATGCCGTTGGAGAGGGAATCCAGCACACCGCTCGGCCCGTACGGGAAGGTCAGGGCGACGGCGTCCTCCGGACGGTAGGAGAGCTCCCAGCCGATCGCCCAGTTCCCCAACGCGAAGTTCGTGCTGACGCCGTACAGTTTCCGGTTTTCCAGGAACTCCCACCGAAGCGTCCCGTTCGCGAGGAGATTCAGCACCGGCATCTTGTCGTGGTAGTTCATGAAGTAGAGCCCCACGTCCATGGAGGTCCCCGCCGGCTTGTAGTGCACCGCGACGCCGAACTGGTCGGCGTTCTTCGGGGTCTTGTCGTTGTTGAACGGNNNNNNNNNNNNNNNNNNNNNNNNNNNNNNNNNNNNNNNNNNNNNNNNNNNNNNNNNNNNNNNNNNNNNNNNNNNNNNNNNNNNCCCACGGGCGCGACCCGGTTCCGGTTCCACCGGAACTGGTAGAACGCCTCCACGTTGACGCCGCCCCCCATGCCCGTGGCGAAGCTGATCATCGGCGCGGGGATGACGGCTTCCTTGATCTGCGTTCCCGGGATCGCGAACTTCTGGAAATCCAGGGCGTTGGCGGAATCTATCCCGCCGATCCCGAAGAGGCTCTCCCCCCAGCTGATGACCTGGTTCCCCGCCCGGATCCGCGCCCTCTGGGCGCCGATGTTCATGTCCTTGCTCACCCAGAGGTCCAGCAGCTGCACGTCCCGCGCGATCTGCCGCTTCGCGTCGTCCTCGAGGTCGGTCCTCCGGGTGTCGGTCGCCTTGAAGTCGTACAGCGCGGTCCCGCGCGCCATGAACTTGAATTCCGCCGGGAACTTCAGCAGCAGCTCCGGAGTGAACTTCAGGTACGTCGTGAACAGGTCGTGCTTGTCGTAGTTCAGGTCCCCGTCGTCGCCGTTGGACGACTGGAACGTGTTCGCGTCCGGCTTCACCCGGGTGTCGCCGATCAACGCGGGGCTGCGGTCCACCATCCGCATCCCGGCGCCCAGGGTCAGCTGCATGTCCAGGCTTCCGCTGACGGAGTCGCTGGCCTGGAACTGGAACGCGTGCGCCGCGCCGGCACAGAGCATCACCACGCACACCGGCAACCACAAGCTCTTTTGTAGGGCTCTCATTCGCATCGCTCCTTTATCGCTCGCTGACCGCGCGCAGATTCTCCGCCGTGAACCAGTCCGCCTTGAACTTCGGGTGGGTCGACTCCGCGTGGTACCGCATGTCCTTGCCCGTCCCGATCGCGCTCTGGTCGCAGACGTACCGGCCGGTGACCAGGTCGTACATGACGAACGGGAAGTGGTCGATCGTGCCGCCCAGCTCCCAGATGGGGATCGGGTACCCCTCCTCCATCTTCCACAGCGCCCCGTTGGCGTCGTACTGGTCGCCGATGAGCGCCAGGTACGTGTCCTCGTCGAAGTAGAAGACGCGCTTGGGCATCGAGTGCCGCATCCCCTTCTTCACGTTCCCCTCCACCACCCACACCCGGTGCAGCTCGTACCGCCGGCTTTCGTTGGCGAGGAACTTGTTCTGGAGGACGTCGTGCAGCTTCTTCCGGAAATCGTACATGCCGAAGCTGTTGTACGGAACGTACATCTCCTTCTTTCCGAGGATCTTCCAGTCGTACCGGTCGGGGATGCTCATGTAGACCCACGCGGTGTCGATGGGGTACTGGTTCTCGAACCCGATCTGCGGCGCGTCATACGCGTACGACGGGAGGCGGCGCACCCGCCGCTGCCCCGGGAAGTAGAAGAACGATTCGCGGGGTTTTCTCGTGGAATCGCAGATCATGATCCGCTGCCCGGCCAGCGCCGCCGGCGTGTCGTATCCGAAGTCGATGCAGTACAGGAGGCCGTTCGTCTGGCTCAGGGTCGTGGTCCCCTTCCTCCCCCAGGGGTAGAACGTATGCTGGGGGCCTGCGGGGTCCAGCCACTCCGTGCTTCCCGGACGCGGTGAAACCGCCGTGGTGGTTCGGGGGAACTCGTTCCCGACACCCTTGTAGCGGGTCAGGAAGTTCCAGATGATCTCCGCACCGCTCTTGGGGAACGGGAACGGGATCCCGGGGAGGTACGCTTCTGCGAGCTGGTCGCCGCCCTTTGCGACCTTCGCTCCGGTGGCGTTCTTCCGGATGTTCGCCTCGATCCAGTCCGGGTACCCCGCGTTGCGGTGGGACGGGTAGACGTCCATCCGGTACCCCTTGGTCTGCTTGATCCACTGCACCTGTCCGGGGCTCAACTTGTCCTTGTACTTGTCCACGTTGGAGGCGTCGATGGAGAAGAGCGGCTTCTCATCCTTGAACTTCCAGTATTCGCCGCGGTACTTCCCGACCGACCAACCCGCCAGCGGAACGTCCTTCCCCTCCCAGGCCGGGATCGTCCCCTCCTTGTTCCCCGCCTTTTCCGCCCCGGCGAAGTTCAGATCCTTCCCGAGCCGGTCCAGCTCCTGCGGCGTGGCGGCGCCCCACGACGACACCGCGCTTGCCATGATGAACGCCACGACGACCACTGCTTTTCTGACCATTTCGCCCCCTCCCGCAATAAAAAGTTGTTTCCGGACGTCCGAAGGCCGCATTCTTCCCAAAACGGCCTCCGTCGATTGCGGAACATCCTCCCGCCGCACGGGATTCCCTAAATTGAGATGGAATTTGGAACGTCGTCTCAATTATGAACAGTGCCGTACCGTTCCTTCAGGATTCTCCGCACCGTTTTCAGGTCGACGTCCGGACGGGCTTCGAGAAGGCACGCGATCACCCCCGACACTCTCGCCGCGGCGAAGCTGTTCCCGCGGAAATTCCTCTCCCTCGGAACTCCCGGCAGGGACCGGGGCCACGGCGACGCCACGCACTCGTACGGCT
Proteins encoded:
- a CDS encoding DUF1329 domain-containing protein, whose protein sequence is MVRKAVVVVAFIMASAVSSWGAATPQELDRLGKDLNFAGAEKAGNKEGTIPAWEGKDVPLAGWSVGKYRGEYWKFKDEKPLFSIDASNVDKYKDKLSPGQVQWIKQTKGYRMDVYPSHRNAGYPDWIEANIRKNATGAKVAKGGDQLAEAYLPGIPFPFPKSGAEIIWNFLTRYKGVGNEFPRTTTAVSPRPGSTEWLDPAGPQHTFYPWGRKGTTTLSQTNGLLYCIDFGYDTPAALAGQRIMICDSTRKPRESFFYFPGQRRVRRLPSYAYDAPQIGFENQYPIDTAWVYMSIPDRYDWKILGKKEMYVPYNSFGMYDFRKKLHDVLQNKFLANESRRYELHRVWVVEGNVKKGMRHSMPKRVFYFDEDTYLALIGDQYDANGALWKMEEGYPIPIWELGGTIDHFPFVMYDLVTGRYVCDQSAIGTGKDMRYHAESTHPKFKADWFTAENLRAVSER